The DNA segment TTTATTCTGTGCCTACCCCTACTGTATTTAAACACTGTGCTGGGGTGGGGAAACACAGATGAATGAGGCCTGCTTATTATTCTCAAGGAATTTATAGTTTTGATGcacaaatatgtaaacaaattatAACTTCCTGTTTTAAAACACTAATCTTACAAGGCACGCTCAAAGCTTTAAAGGATCACAGAGAAGAGACTGATTATCAAAGCATTCAGCAAAACCCTAGCTAGAAAAAGTGCTGTTAATGATGACTCAGGGGACACACTTTTTAAACATTCTAAGCTCTAACTTTGGACCAGTTTAGACCACAGAAAACAATTTACTAGGACACATTAGACAAGCCCCTTAAAAAATAACCATCACTAGGTTGCTTTTATGTCCTTGGCTTTTATTTGGCATAACAAGAAATGTCTGTTTGAATCTTGCTTTTGCATTTATTGTTCAAATTTTGATTACTTTATTATATCATTCACTGGTTCCCAATAAGGTCGAATGAGCAACTACCTTCAGAATTAGaatttttaggggtgtctgggtggctgttGTTTGAACGTCTagctctggatctcagctcagatcttgatctcagggtggtgagcttgagccccgcaagGGGCTTCACACTGGAGGTGaagttgactttaaaaaaaaaaaaaaagaatatttagctATGGCAAAAAAATCTATGGTCTGTCTTCTCTGATGCACTAATTCCTTTTAGATGCCATgtactatgttttcatttttgccctGGCAGGCAGAAAGCTCAGAACTAAGTTTCACATTCAGTCACAGACATGTTTAACTTCAGGCTGATTGCGATCTCTTTTTAGTTTGGccctaatgttttatttctagttttctagcCTATGGTAAACCTTCCTTATGTCTTTAGAAAAAGAGATGGGATAAAATATAACATCTGTTATGCTCAGTCATCTTAGAATTATTTCTGCTATTTGTGAaagataaattaaacaaaaaaacacttagCCTATGTTTGGATCTTGAGAAAAGCAACAGAATAAGGACAAAGAATGGGACTGAGGTAGCATGCCCATATTTTCCAACTCAAATCTTGGGGCACATTGATCTGGCATCTGGCTGGCCTGTTAGAAAAGAGTATCTGAAACTTGGGACCGTTTTCTGGAAAACCCCAGGCTATGTTGAAGCAGACAGATCCCAGGAGGTATGGCCATTATTTaatgtatatgaatatttataggaaGGTTTTAACCTTTTTTGGATCAGAGCTTCTTTGGTGAACAGTTGAAAGCATTTGACCTGCTTCCCAGTAATACATAAGCATATTCAGTTTCTGAAAGCGAAACCCTCTTGTTGTCTATGTGCCTTTCCAGAATTTATCAAAAGCACTTTACAGCTGCCACTGCTGTAAAGAATTCTCATGGCCCTGAGGAAGCACTGAGCTACCAGGTCAGATGCGGAGAGACTGGCAAATGAGTAACCAGCTTAAATTCTTAATACTCTGACACCATTCTAGGATGATTTAAGCcaatgggttttgtttgtttttaactattttgaGTAGCAGACCCCTTTGATGAGCTGAAGATACGGGTCACGTattccaaaacacacacacacaattttgtacACAATCTCATGGGATTGGTGGACTTCCTAACGTCCATCCTCAGGTCTCAAGTCATGCTTAAATGAAGACTTCCTGGACTCGGGAACGCCCTTGAAGACCTTTCAGAAGGCCCCTCTCTTCCATTATGGGGACCAGAGCGGCCTAGATAGGTTTAAGTAGAAGGACGTTTACTGGACTCGGAGACACCCGACCCCCGCGCCCTCTCACCGGCCACTCCgagctctcccctcccccacgccacTGCCGCGCAGGTGCGAAGAGCTAAGGGGCCACCCCGGCGCGACGGCTCGAGGAACTGTGGGGGGAcgccgggtgggggtgggggatgatggGACCCCGCGAGGggcggaggcgggggcgggggccttCCCGAGGTTGCTTGGCGACCCGGCTCTCCGCCCAGACTGTTCCATTTCCTCAGCGGGAGGCGCCGGGGGCCGGAACGTGGCTGACGGGCCTCCCAGAGCGGACCTCTTCCGGCTTTTCCCCCTCTGCCGGGCGGTGGCCAGGGCCCGTGACGTCACAGGAGGCGGGGCCAGCGCCGCTGCCGGGTGCTGAAGGCGCCATTGGAGCCGGCTTGGCTTGCGAGCTCCGCTGAGGAGCCGGAGGTTGGCCTGCAGTTGCCTCCGCGTCCGCTCCTGGTCCCTGGCCCCTCGGCGGCATGGCGTGCGGGGCGACGTTGAAGCGGCCCATGGAGTTCGAGGCGGCGCTGCTGAGCCCTGGTTCCCCGAAGCGGAGGCGCTGCGCCCCTCTGCCCGGCCCCACTCCGGGCCTCAGGCCCCCGGACGCCGAGCCGCCGCCGCTGCTCCAGACGCAGACCCCACCGCCGACTTTGCAGCAGCCCGCCCCGCCCGGGAGCGAGCGGCGCCTTCCAACACCGGGTAACCTGCGCTGCGGGCTTGGCAGGAAGCCAGGCCCAggcatttttggggggggggggccggctCTGGGCGCTGGGCTCATTCACCCACAGACCCCCTCTTTGCCCTCGGAAACGGGAACTGGGGTGCGCTGGGCCTTGTCGCTTCCGGGGATGGGAGACATCCGGGAGGGGTGGTGGGGCCACAGTGTCCGTTTTCGGTTTTCCTGGGGCTGGAGAGACTaaaggggtgggcagaggaagaTGGGGATATCCCTGGCCGCTCTGGGCCCTTCCCGTGCGCGAAGCCCCTCCTGCCTTCGCTGCCCGGGCCTGCACAGAGCCGCCCAGCAGATCCAGTGGGCCATGGAAAATGGGATTCTCCTCACGAAGCCGGCCttgagggtgggggttgggggcgggtTCCTGGGAAGGGGCCTGAGTGCGTGCTGTTCACTGTACTGTAGCTTGGAGGGAGACCTGATTTCCTGAAGTCTTTAGGGACCGGAGGCTGTCGCAGAAGTCATGGAATCCGATTTGAACCTATTTCTAAGGGACTGGCCGTGTTTTTTCTAATTGTATGGCTATTGCCTTGTACCATATATGGCTTGAAATCGGCAGGTCGTTAACTAGAATTTGTTTGAGAATCCTTAAACATACAGAGATTCCAGAAGCAGAAATTCAACTATCCGTAACAGAGGCTCTCTTTCAGTCAGGATTCCACATTGgccagggaaagggaagagcTAGTGTGACTGTAAAGTTAGGAcaacccctctcctcccctgcccccccccccccattgtgcAGGAATAGAGGGGAAAGTGCATCAGAATTAATATGTAGCAGTTTTAAAGGGCTCCCGGAGATGGGGGAGGGTCCTCAGAACTGGACTTGAGCAaagttatttctttgtgtgtgtttttctattCCTCAAGCATGAGCAAAACCTTAGGACCGCCTTAATATCATTCTTTCCTTACCCCTTTTCAGTTACCGATGCCTTTgggctttatttcctttttcctctgcaTCTCCATAATGCAGATTTCAGGCCCTCATCCTCTCACAAGATTCCTGCAGTTGCCAGGCAAGCTCTCCTAGACACTGCATCTCTCTCACGTTCACCTTTCTTTATCCCGGCATTCAAAGGATTTATCAGCTATGTCTTACCTAGacttcaacacatttttttttttccaaactatgCTTTTGCTCTGTTTTAAGTCTTCCATCCATTACCTGACTATCCTTGCCCCACAAGGAACTCTGTTACACTTTAAATTCCCTGATCACTTACTATTTGGAAAGCCCTATGTACTGAAGGAGATAATGTTTGCAAAAGTTTTTTTGTGAAGAGTCCTTCAAAATCAGGGGACAAAAATGCCCACTTGAAGTGATATTTTTTGTTCTGCTGTTCCTACAGACACCAAGAATAGTCTGgatttctcttctgcaaaatagaattaatttttgGATCTCTCTTCTGCAAAATAGAATTAATACTTGCCCTGTCCTCATGGATTTTATGCAAATATCTTATTTCTTCTAATACTACCCTTTAGACTAATTCTCCTGTAGTTCACATTACAGCAACTGTTTAGTAAATGATTATGGAATGCCTTTGGAAGCTTCAGTGTTGCAGAGTGCAGTAATGGGAGtccatttttatcttaaattttagtttttgcatAGATCATGCAAACTACCTTCTTggcaatttatattaaaatatcttaaaatatttatttgcaaagaTTGATCAGTTAAATTCCTTAATGCTCATTGGAGTATGGTTCTGTCATGAAAGAAAGTATGAATGATTGATTATATGATGCTTTGCTTAAGTGAAGGATGCcttctgcactgaaaaggaaGAATGGGGGGaggaaattttaagtatttatttattttgagagagagagagagagagagagagagagagagacagcaagtgagggaggggcagagagagagagggagagagaatcccaagcaggctcctcactgtcagcatgaagcctgatgtggggcttgaactcaagaactgtgagatcatgacctgagccaaaaccaagagttggacccttaactgactgagccacccaggcactcctgcttcactttaaagaaaagataagtgTCATAGCACTTTTTGTGGAAAAGGcacataaaattcttttattgCTTAAATGAGCTAGGTGGATACCAGACATAGGAGGGTGTTGCTAACCTGTAAACATGGAGTGAGTCTAGGTGCAGAGCAATTAATTGATCAAGACTTGAGAGTTAGAGAGTAAATATCCAGATTGAGGTAGCATTTTagctgggtcttttttttttaatgtttattcatttttgagagagagaccgagcatgagcgggggaggaacagagagagggacacagaatccgaagcaggcaggctccaggctctgagctctcagcacagagcccaatggggacTTGAACCTGCAagccttaagatcatgacctgagctgaggttggatgctcaaccgactgagccacccaggcgcccctcagctggGTCTTGAATAATGTTGGGAAAAGAAAGATACCCACATTTCAAACAAAGGGAAACTGAGCAAAGGCCAGAAAACGTACAAATTAAGGATAATGTAATGCAACTGGGTTATAGTGGGAGATGGAACTGGAAACATAACTTGGGGCCAAGTCTGGGAAGGCATGGAATTCCATGATAAGAGTTTGGATTTTGGTCTGTAGCAGCTAGGAATCACTGTAGAATTTTGAGGATGGGCTTAGTCTGATATAACCTGGAAGCATAACCTCAAATAATAATAGGAGGCAAGAATTAAAGTTAACtatccactgttttgttttgtttttttttaatgtttatgtattttgagagagagagagagagagagagagagagagagagaatcccaagcaggccctgtgctgtcaacacagcccgCTgcaggctcgatctcatgaactgtgacatcatgacctgagccaaaatcagcagtctgatgcttaactgactaagccacccagatgtccctaaagTTAACCATCTGCTGTTAAAAagaagtttgcattttcttttttttttaagtggccttCTTGGAGAGAAAATCACATctacttccttatttttcttctctgcatgCCATGTTTCAATTCTTGGATATGCTAGTCCTTTAACCAGCCTAAAAgttgtatctttccatttcttcacttcgCCATACAGGAGGCACTTAGAGGTTTATCAAAGACCTTCTGTTCTCATGAGCATTGTCCTCATACTTGTCCTTTCTTGTTTCAAGTCTTCACAGTTCCTTACATCCTTGTATTGAATCTGGCAAGTATATGCTGGAGAATAATACGTTCTAAAGATGAAGTGAAATCTTAATAAATTCAGGGGACTTAAAATATGAACTTCAtagcatttttaaaggaaagttttgCTAATCCTACATTGTGTGTTTAGGCTGAGGGTTAGTGAATTTAGCCGCATGTAGAGCTACTTTAAGTTTGTGTCAATTCCTGGGCTGTATGTACTGTCACTTGTTATTAGAAGATTATTAAAatctttgattttgattttcaaaacttTATCAGGTAGgcatttaacatttatattgaAGAACTAGGCTAAAGATCCTGaatgacttttccaaggtcataGTCACATAGCTAGGAAGAAGCAAAATGGCATTATTAACacttaatctcatttaaaaaataaaattatagcagAGTATACATTAGAATAACATGAGTAGGGTGGCGATAtgattttctgggttttgtgtttGATAAAGAGGCTTTATTATCTGGAAAGTGGATACATATTCTACCACAAAAACGAAAAACTTGAAAACCACCTCCTTCCAGACTCTTTGTTGTCTCTAGGAATGTACTTGAAAGTGAATTTGTGTGTCCTGGATTCCCTTCAATAGCATTAGCAAATTTGGTTCAGGACTGCTTTGACTCAGAACAGTAATCTGAATCCTATCAAATATTGCCTCCTAGGATCAGAAAGTTCTTTTCTAAGCCCTGATCATCAATTCCAAGCAGTACATCTCAGGTCTTCCCATGGTCTGTGTCTGGGATTTCTGGTGTCCTCTCACCCAAAGATCTTGAGTCCCAATTGGGGCAAGAGTTTCATTTTTAGAAGGCCTGTGTAAGAGAATCCCCCTAATATGCTAGTTTGTAAAATTGTGCAGCttaatggagatgaaaagtagCTCCTTGTTAGGTGAaggatgagtttttttttattttgctgtaagtTGTACTCGTTAATCCTAAAGCAAACAGCAGATCTGGTCTTCACTGTCACAGGAAGACAAGCAAAGGGAACTATCTGGGAGCCTTATGCTAAAATAGCTGCTCTTCTGTGTATTGTTAAAATAGCAGTAAGAGGGCATACTGTGGGAGTTCTAGGAGGAGTACTTTATTCAGTATCGACATTTTTCTTGCTAATATTAATAACATGGGGGAAGAGACAAGAAGTTTGAAGAAATGGCACAATAAAGTGAATGCTCaaaaagtgtgtttcttttttcttagaacaAATTTTTCAGAACATAAAACAAGAATATAGTCGTTATCAGAGGTGGAGACAATTAGAAGTTGTTCTTAATCAGAGTGAAGCTTGTACTTCGGAAAGTCAGCCTCATTCTACAGCACTCACAGCACCTAGTTCTCCAGGTAAGCGAGT comes from the Acinonyx jubatus isolate Ajub_Pintada_27869175 chromosome C1, VMU_Ajub_asm_v1.0, whole genome shotgun sequence genome and includes:
- the AKIRIN1 gene encoding akirin-1, encoding MACGATLKRPMEFEAALLSPGSPKRRRCAPLPGPTPGLRPPDAEPPPLLQTQTPPPTLQQPAPPGSERRLPTPEQIFQNIKQEYSRYQRWRQLEVVLNQSEACTSESQPHSTALTAPSSPGTSWMKKDQPTFTLRQVGIICERLLKDYEDKIREEYEQILNTKLAEQYESFVKFTHDQIMRRYGTRPTSYVS